Within the Pseudopipra pipra isolate bDixPip1 chromosome 19, bDixPip1.hap1, whole genome shotgun sequence genome, the region tgTTGcctctattttgtttttttctactAAAGACAGCAAAGGAAGCAATGAGAAGTCTGCTaacttctttcccttcccactgAAAGTGCAGACAGGCTCTATGGTTTTGGATGGAACAGGGAGAGCTTCTGAAGGGTTGTGGGGGGGGAACAGGGTTGGAAGAGAGGTCCAATTTTTAATCATCATGTAGAGTGACAAGATAAAACCTTATTTGGTGCAATAAACATTCTCCATGACGATGTATGTGAGCTTTATTatatagcagccttccaaaggTTATTTTCTGCCTCACTTCTCCTAcaggctccagccctgctgcccctccaGCAAGACCATGTCTGTGTCATTGTTTTCTATCCAGTTTACATCTATGCAGTACCAGTAGGGAAATTAAGGCTGAGGTGAAATGCAGGGGCCATCTTAGGAGACAAGAAAGCCCCCATCAACCATCAGTGAGCTGCCAGTTGTCATAGCACTCTTGCCACTCAGCAGGAAGAGAATGCTGTTCACCACATCATCCACCTCTGCAATCAAACACAGAGAACATCTAATGCACACCTCAAATTGTATCAGAAAAACAAGCATCCAAAGAGGTCTGCCTCAGACCTCTACATGTAATTAGAGCACGGAAGTATTTGTGCTTCCAAACTGTGCTTGATGCAGTGTCCAGGACAGCATAGCTGAGAGCTGGACATTAAAAAGTCCTTGTGATCAAATGATGCTTAGTTCACAGCAAACATCCTGTCAGATTTATGAACAATAGAGTAAGTTCATTTCACTTGTCCCAAGATGAGGAGGCTGTAgaagaggggaagagaaggttgaTTCTCACCCAGTCCTTGTCAAATACTTCAGGAGTTCAGCCAGAAGGCattcagcagagctgtgactttgcccaaaaaagcagcaaagtaaCTCTGGCTGTTCCGTGAGAGGGAAGGCTTGAGACAACACGAGAGCCCAGCCTGGGAACAGACCTATCCCACTGACCTGCAAACTTTCCCAGGGGAATCCGATTAATCATGGCAGCGGATTTCTGAGGGTCACTCCAGTTAATTCTCCCCATGTCAGTCATAACCACGGTGGGGTTCACAGTGTTCACCCTAATCTGGGACCAGCAGCAACAAACAATCTAAGCAGGCTCCTCTGAGGAAATGCTCAGGTTCAGCTTTCACACCTTCTCTCACAGACTCCTACCTTGTGGGGTCCCAGTTCCATTGCCATTACCTTGGTCAGCATATCCAAAGCACTTTTTGTGGAACCTTTAAGGGAAGGGAAGAACGGGAGGTGTTAAGTGCATAACAAAGCACCTGGTCTGGAACAGACCCGGGACATTTCACTGCTCTGAACTGGGAGCTGGCAGCTTGGTGGCTGTGGGTCTCCAGCTGGTCAGAACTGAGAGGGACACTGCTGAAGCTGCACATACTTACAGTAAACGGCGTGATCCCTCAGCGCACGCTGCGAGGCCTGGCTGGAGACATTCACAATAGCCCCTGCCACTCCCTGCGCGATCATCTGCCGAGCAACGAtctgggagggggaaggagagaaaaaaaaggagtgcCAGAATCCTAACAAGAAAAATCTATGGTAGCCAAAAGAGCAAAAACATCTGGAGGAAGCAAGTCCTCCCTGCCTCCCGCTTACAGGAGAGTCAAAGTGTTGAAGGGTCTGTATGGGCAGGTTGTCAGGCTGACTTTGGATTGCATCCCTTTAGTCCCCACAGTGGACACTTATCTGTGCTATGTACAACAGTCACTGCTATTCATGGagacagcagcagtgacaaTTCTTCCTCACCTGGGAAACGTGAAGCACAGCCCCAAAATTCACATCAAGAGACctacaaataaaatcaaatttaaacGTTACAGAGTGATTGTAGGCCAGGCCAGACAGCTGTTTTAAGAGGCAGCAGAGGACAAGTGCTGCTGGTCTCTTGGAAACACTGGTGATACTCTGACACAGACAAATGCTGAGCTGTCGGCCGAGCGAGGATGCTCAGGAGTGCTCTCCATCAGCCACAGGCATGGcactgccaggggaggtgcagTTGTGCACTGGCATGTTTCCTTCAGGACTCTGTCCTTCATCAGCCTAATGGACTTTCCTCTGACAAAGTTTAAACACTAAGCCCTTGGGCCTCAGCCAGTGGCAACTCTTGGGTCAAGCAAATCTTTCACACAGCTCTAAAGAGCAAATCTGTTGTAAGGTGGGTAGAGGCa harbors:
- the DCXR gene encoding L-xylulose reductase, which produces MAPCCVPPGLPLPGPALSGRPLPGPASAAGPPRPQSARSMEPHPSFRGRRALVTGAGKGIGRAVAVALSGAGARVTALSRTAADLESLVRECPGIEPLCLDLADWDAAEAAVGAAGPFELLVNNAAVAELQPFLEVTREALQRSLDVNFGAVLHVSQIVARQMIAQGVAGAIVNVSSQASQRALRDHAVYCSTKSALDMLTKVMAMELGPHKIRVNTVNPTVVMTDMGRINWSDPQKSAAMINRIPLGKFAEVDDVVNSILFLLSGKSAMTTGSSLMVDGGFLVS